A genomic segment from Pseudosulfitobacter sp. DSM 107133 encodes:
- the trxA gene encoding thioredoxin: MATVAVTDATFDAEVKNSDIPVVVDFWAEWCGPCKQIGPSLEELSAEMEGKVKIVKVNVDENPNSPAQMGVRGIPALFIFKNGEVVSNMAGAKPKAALQNWINDSI, translated from the coding sequence ATGGCCACCGTTGCAGTTACAGACGCTACCTTTGACGCCGAAGTCAAAAACTCGGACATCCCCGTTGTGGTGGATTTCTGGGCAGAATGGTGCGGCCCGTGTAAGCAGATCGGCCCGTCGCTGGAGGAACTGTCCGCCGAGATGGAAGGCAAAGTGAAGATCGTCAAAGTGAACGTTGACGAAAATCCGAATTCCCCCGCCCAGATGGGTGTGCGCGGTATTCCTGCCCTGTTCATATTCAAAAACGGTGAAGTCGTTTCGAACATGGCCGGCGCCAAGCCCAAGGCGGCGCTGCAAAACTGGATCAACGATTCGATCTAA